A genomic stretch from Nodosilinea sp. E11 includes:
- a CDS encoding glycoside hydrolase family 19 protein, whose product MLAKISLAATQKAATIRSLLLALLAPLALAGLLAVAQLTPAIAQFAAPVTYQNFLTTTFRDLGSATTPGQIAGLPPELSSQTGFDTARSWQPGAAFTDILRLGDLGSSFLPQALTLAEIAQASGVDTGAVSLSQFHSLLQRQTLGSLANLAGVQHLALQDVPALQSAFNAAVRPELLTLAQQTGDLPAGAINPEQFVQQALNQFGVTPITDLISSPDHLLGGANLGEIQFTGSALDQLEAFTVGDIPGLDQIEIADLDGWQDLAISDIPGLDQVPFGAFPGLLSGLVNGFGGTHDVTYGDKEHTQTPTQLSITGSDVEGWAVQCAQPRGCAHLELAGPGKMHGAQWIAGGTGPGQQMVRGGSGILAAVNGGMEPTGRVPFGAVFKVVLSDTTESEGTGRFSLYTRFCSNSFFAPLGCTPYFIGPIPIWSTTEKGFVLTGSLDGSGGASGGLQVPPELQRYVSQDLGGSYYGSGGSPVQMDEPCLDSLIGALRHSSEAAGAREHIPRIIAAANEAGVADKAQLAYILGTVSTELEGRWSPISEQGVGCGTYGSGCYYGRGYVQLTWEANYRKMGQVLGIDLLNNPDLANDPDTAAKITVIGMRDGLFTGVGLGTYIGNGKADFRNARRIVNDADKMDYTAQQSQRFYEALQSCSTLETQARGGGDLNAKIMAGVRAVQAENFSASRIPGTNQGRLGCAGMVNYVLHKAGIQTLGGGPPYGNLAVRGVESAIKGGRGISVNVNEAQPGDLNVIDMGGGRQHIGVCMNVGCTQVVSNSSSKAARGEASFTWVSDGYFSPSYGGGRRAIYRVTN is encoded by the coding sequence ATGCTTGCAAAAATTAGCCTGGCTGCTACCCAAAAAGCCGCGACCATCAGATCGCTGCTGCTGGCCCTGCTGGCCCCCCTCGCCCTCGCTGGCCTGCTAGCCGTCGCTCAGCTCACCCCCGCGATCGCCCAATTCGCAGCCCCTGTTACCTACCAAAACTTTCTCACCACCACCTTTCGCGACCTGGGCAGCGCCACCACCCCAGGGCAAATCGCTGGCCTGCCCCCCGAGCTGTCGAGCCAAACCGGGTTCGATACCGCCCGCAGCTGGCAGCCCGGCGCAGCCTTCACCGATATCCTTCGCCTCGGCGATCTGGGCAGCAGCTTCTTGCCCCAGGCCCTCACCCTGGCCGAGATTGCCCAAGCCTCTGGCGTAGACACCGGGGCCGTTTCCCTATCCCAGTTTCATTCCCTATTGCAGCGCCAGACCCTCGGCAGTCTGGCCAACCTGGCCGGTGTGCAACACCTCGCTCTGCAAGATGTACCCGCCTTGCAGAGTGCCTTCAACGCCGCCGTGCGCCCCGAACTACTGACGCTAGCCCAGCAAACCGGAGACTTGCCTGCTGGGGCCATCAACCCCGAGCAATTTGTCCAACAGGCCCTCAACCAGTTCGGCGTCACCCCCATCACCGACCTGATCTCCTCCCCAGATCACCTCTTGGGCGGGGCCAACCTGGGGGAGATTCAATTTACCGGATCAGCTCTCGACCAGCTAGAAGCATTTACCGTCGGCGACATTCCAGGGCTGGATCAAATTGAGATCGCAGACCTCGACGGCTGGCAAGACCTAGCGATTAGCGACATCCCAGGGCTGGACCAAGTCCCCTTTGGAGCCTTCCCCGGCCTGCTGTCGGGGTTAGTCAACGGGTTTGGCGGCACCCACGATGTCACCTACGGCGACAAAGAGCACACCCAAACACCCACCCAACTTTCAATCACCGGCTCTGACGTGGAAGGGTGGGCGGTGCAATGTGCCCAACCACGGGGCTGCGCCCACCTGGAGCTAGCGGGGCCAGGTAAGATGCACGGTGCCCAATGGATCGCTGGGGGCACCGGGCCGGGCCAGCAGATGGTGCGCGGCGGCAGCGGCATTCTGGCCGCCGTCAATGGCGGTATGGAACCCACCGGGCGAGTGCCCTTTGGGGCCGTGTTCAAAGTCGTGCTGTCTGACACCACCGAGTCAGAAGGAACAGGGCGATTTTCCTTATATACCCGCTTTTGCAGCAATTCATTCTTTGCGCCCCTGGGTTGTACCCCCTACTTTATTGGGCCTATCCCCATCTGGAGCACGACAGAAAAGGGCTTTGTTCTGACCGGCTCCCTGGACGGCAGCGGCGGTGCTTCTGGAGGATTACAGGTGCCCCCAGAGCTACAGCGCTATGTCAGTCAAGACCTGGGTGGTTCCTACTATGGCTCCGGCGGCTCTCCCGTGCAGATGGATGAGCCATGCCTGGATAGCTTGATCGGTGCCCTGCGCCATTCCAGTGAAGCTGCCGGAGCCAGAGAGCATATACCTCGCATCATCGCCGCCGCTAACGAGGCGGGCGTTGCCGATAAAGCTCAGCTGGCCTACATCCTCGGCACCGTTTCCACCGAGTTAGAGGGGCGTTGGAGCCCGATTAGTGAGCAAGGGGTAGGCTGTGGCACCTATGGCAGCGGCTGCTACTACGGCAGGGGCTATGTGCAGCTCACCTGGGAAGCCAACTACCGCAAGATGGGCCAGGTGTTAGGCATCGACCTGCTCAACAATCCTGACCTGGCCAACGACCCCGACACTGCCGCCAAAATTACCGTCATTGGTATGCGCGATGGCCTATTTACCGGAGTGGGCCTCGGCACCTACATCGGCAACGGCAAGGCCGACTTCCGCAATGCTCGCCGCATCGTCAACGACGCCGACAAGATGGACTACACCGCCCAGCAGTCCCAGCGCTTCTACGAGGCGCTGCAATCGTGCTCGACCCTCGAAACCCAGGCACGCGGTGGCGGCGACCTCAACGCCAAGATCATGGCCGGAGTCAGGGCCGTGCAGGCTGAAAACTTTAGTGCCTCTCGCATACCGGGCACCAACCAGGGCCGATTGGGCTGCGCGGGTATGGTCAACTACGTGCTGCACAAAGCAGGCATTCAGACCCTGGGCGGCGGCCCCCCCTACGGCAACCTGGCGGTGCGCGGCGTCGAAAGCGCCATCAAAGGCGGACGCGGCATTAGCGTCAACGTCAATGAAGCCCAGCCCGGCGACCTGAATGTGATTGATATGGGGGGCGGACGACAGCACATCGGCGTCTGTATGAATGTGGGCTGTACCCAGGTGGTGTCCAACAGTTCATCCAAGGCGGCCAGGGGCGAGGCCTCGTTCACCTGGGTGTCCGATGGCTATTTCTCGCCCTCCTATGGGGGCGGTCGACGGGCGATCTATCGAGTAACCAATTAG